A window from Hymenobacter volaticus encodes these proteins:
- a CDS encoding penicillin-binding transpeptidase domain-containing protein, which produces MKQLDTLRFCELLQLPLQEVREGLKAARSYSRVKASPLVQNLSTQELATIQDNLIDFPGFSIKARMARSYRTENMAHALGYVGSITPGLLQSERFAKYLPGDFVGVNGLESFYEQQLMGRRGVQYKMVNVRGIEKGAFRNGEFDTLSVAGQDLHTSIDIELQKYGEMLMKNKRGYIVAIEPKTGEILAMVSAPAYEPSILTGKGMGNRYMELQNDTTKPLFNRPLMAKYSPGSVFKVVNELVALQMGVVTPQTAFDCNWKLVRCTHRHEYPSNVGIAIKQSCNPYFYQVMRATVLRGRSANRFEDSRLGLADWRHKVMAFGLGDKLGVDIRSEIGGLVPSPEYYDKRLKTRRWNYKTVYSLSIGQGELSVTGLQMANIMAIVANRGWYYTPHFVRGIGTGGPLPQYTVRRTVGVDAQHFEAIIPGMQAVVDGRGGTGENASLLDVGISVAGKTGTVQNYHGEDHATFAAFAPAEDPKIAIAVFIENAGFGGSSAAPMASLMMEKYLRGKVAPWRHRWEVWLQSPASRFIRRHR; this is translated from the coding sequence GTGAAACAGCTAGATACGTTGCGCTTTTGTGAGCTACTACAACTGCCGCTCCAGGAAGTGCGCGAAGGCCTGAAGGCGGCGCGTAGCTACAGCCGCGTGAAAGCGTCGCCGCTGGTGCAGAACCTGAGCACGCAGGAACTGGCCACTATCCAAGACAACTTGATCGATTTTCCCGGCTTCAGCATCAAGGCCCGGATGGCACGCTCCTACCGCACCGAAAACATGGCCCATGCCCTCGGGTATGTGGGCTCCATCACGCCAGGTCTGCTGCAAAGTGAGCGGTTTGCGAAGTACTTACCCGGCGATTTTGTGGGCGTTAATGGCCTCGAATCGTTTTACGAGCAGCAGTTGATGGGCCGCCGCGGGGTGCAGTACAAAATGGTAAACGTTCGCGGTATCGAGAAAGGCGCTTTCCGAAATGGGGAGTTCGACACCTTGTCGGTGGCCGGGCAAGACTTGCATACCAGCATTGATATCGAGCTGCAGAAATACGGCGAGATGTTGATGAAGAACAAGCGCGGTTACATTGTGGCCATCGAGCCGAAGACCGGTGAAATCCTCGCTATGGTATCGGCACCCGCCTACGAACCTTCGATTCTGACGGGCAAGGGCATGGGCAACCGCTACATGGAATTGCAGAATGATACCACCAAACCTCTTTTCAATCGGCCGTTGATGGCGAAGTATTCGCCCGGTTCGGTATTTAAAGTGGTGAACGAGTTGGTAGCGTTGCAAATGGGCGTAGTAACTCCCCAAACGGCGTTCGACTGCAACTGGAAACTGGTGCGTTGCACCCACCGCCATGAGTATCCGAGCAACGTGGGCATTGCCATCAAGCAAAGCTGCAACCCGTATTTCTATCAGGTGATGCGGGCAACCGTACTGCGTGGCCGTTCTGCCAACCGTTTCGAAGATTCTCGCTTGGGCCTAGCCGATTGGCGACACAAAGTAATGGCCTTCGGACTGGGCGATAAGCTGGGCGTTGATATTCGGAGCGAAATTGGAGGGCTAGTGCCTTCCCCAGAGTATTACGACAAGCGCCTCAAGACTCGCCGCTGGAACTACAAAACCGTGTATTCGCTCAGTATTGGGCAGGGCGAGTTGAGCGTTACAGGTCTGCAAATGGCTAATATTATGGCCATAGTAGCTAACAGAGGCTGGTACTACACCCCGCATTTCGTGCGGGGTATTGGTACTGGTGGCCCGTTGCCACAGTACACCGTGCGCCGTACGGTGGGAGTTGATGCGCAGCATTTCGAGGCTATAATTCCGGGCATGCAGGCCGTAGTGGATGGCCGCGGTGGTACCGGCGAAAATGCTTCCTTGCTGGATGTCGGTATTTCGGTGGCTGGCAAAACGGGTACCGTACAGAACTACCACGGCGAGGACCACGCCACCTTCGCAGCTTTCGCGCCGGCTGAAGACCCCAAGATTGCCATAGCCGTCTTCATCGAAAATGCTGGCTTCGGTGGTTCTTCCGCCGCCCCTATGGCATCCTTGATGATGGAAAAATACCTGCGCGGCAAAGTAGCACCGTGGCGCCATCGTTGGGAAGTTTGGCTCCAGAGTCCCGCTAGTCGGTTCATCAGGCGCCACCGCTAG
- the rodA gene encoding rod shape-determining protein RodA: MPTSPARYSRSLDWVTVLIYLLMVGLGWLSVYAASYSPDAPADPLRNLSFSELMAFNWFKQILWIGTALALIVVLVVIDYKAYDTFAFVLYGGMIVLLIVTMLVARPIAGSRSWLELGPVRLQPAEFAKFTTALAVSRFMASINLRQQNFRDQLVLAGLTLLPPLLILASNETGQALVFGAFLLAYFREGMSPLILLILAAAGMILILALLVPKLWLVGVFTLILGLVLGLNRKALRHHLPLSLSVWAVVIGMVFGVDFFFNNVLQAHQRKRIEVLINPSADPLGVGWNVTQSKIAIGSGGLLGKGFLQGTQTKFDFVPEQSTDFIFCTVGEEWGWVGSTIVIILFMTLLWRILYVAERQKSVFGRTYGYCVASIFFFHFAINVGMTIGLAPVVGIPLPFFSYGGSSLWSFTTLLFILLGIDAYRKQDLER; the protein is encoded by the coding sequence ATGCCCACCTCTCCAGCTAGATACTCGCGCAGCCTCGATTGGGTGACTGTGCTCATCTACCTGCTGATGGTCGGTCTGGGCTGGCTTAGCGTGTACGCGGCCAGCTACTCGCCCGACGCGCCCGCCGACCCGTTGCGCAACCTCAGCTTCTCAGAGCTGATGGCCTTCAACTGGTTCAAGCAAATCCTGTGGATTGGTACAGCGCTGGCGCTGATTGTTGTGCTGGTCGTTATCGACTACAAGGCCTACGATACCTTTGCTTTTGTGCTATACGGGGGCATGATTGTGTTGCTGATTGTGACGATGCTGGTGGCCCGGCCCATTGCGGGGTCGCGCTCCTGGCTGGAACTGGGGCCGGTGCGTTTGCAGCCCGCCGAGTTTGCCAAGTTCACAACGGCCTTGGCGGTGTCGCGCTTTATGGCCAGCATCAACCTGCGCCAGCAAAACTTCCGCGACCAATTGGTGCTGGCCGGGCTTACGCTGTTGCCCCCGCTGCTGATTCTGGCTTCCAACGAAACCGGTCAGGCACTCGTGTTCGGGGCTTTTCTGCTGGCGTATTTCCGGGAAGGTATGTCGCCGCTGATTCTGCTGATTCTGGCAGCGGCGGGTATGATTCTGATTCTGGCGTTGCTGGTACCCAAGCTGTGGCTGGTGGGCGTCTTCACCCTGATTTTGGGGTTGGTGCTAGGGCTCAACCGCAAAGCGCTCCGCCACCATTTGCCGCTTTCTCTGAGCGTGTGGGCGGTGGTAATTGGGATGGTGTTTGGGGTTGACTTTTTCTTCAACAACGTGCTTCAGGCACACCAGCGCAAGCGCATCGAGGTGCTAATCAATCCTTCGGCCGATCCGCTGGGCGTGGGCTGGAACGTCACCCAATCCAAAATTGCCATCGGTTCGGGTGGACTTTTAGGTAAGGGCTTCCTGCAAGGCACGCAAACCAAGTTCGACTTCGTGCCCGAACAAAGCACCGACTTTATTTTCTGTACCGTTGGGGAGGAGTGGGGCTGGGTGGGCTCCACCATCGTCATTATCTTATTTATGACGCTGTTGTGGCGCATTTTGTATGTGGCGGAGCGGCAGAAATCGGTGTTTGGACGCACGTATGGGTACTGTGTGGCCAGCATCTTCTTTTTTCACTTTGCCATCAACGTCGGCATGACCATTGGGCTGGCGCCGGTGGTGGGTATTCCGCTGCCGTTCTTCAGCTACGGGGGGTCGTCGTTGTGGTCATTCACTACGCTTCTCTTTATTTTGCTGGGCATCGATGCCTACCGTAAGCAAGATTTAGAACGGTAG
- a CDS encoding 2Fe-2S iron-sulfur cluster-binding protein, translated as MPTLTVQNLPATVPVPTGSTLLAALQTAGYDWMHACGAKGRCTTCRIILVSGADALTPLTAAELRYRAANRLQENERLTCQTRLLEGAVTGRVPEATKLPHMQYLNE; from the coding sequence ATGCCTACGCTCACCGTGCAAAACCTGCCTGCTACCGTGCCTGTACCCACGGGCAGCACGCTACTAGCGGCTCTACAAACGGCTGGCTACGACTGGATGCATGCCTGCGGTGCCAAGGGACGCTGTACTACGTGTCGCATCATTTTGGTGAGTGGCGCCGATGCCCTAACGCCTCTTACCGCGGCCGAATTGCGCTACCGCGCTGCCAACCGTTTGCAGGAAAACGAGCGCCTTACCTGCCAAACTCGGCTTCTGGAGGGAGCCGTAACTGGCCGCGTGCCGGAAGCGACCAAGCTGCCGCACATGCAATATCTAAATGAGTAA